One window from the genome of Marinobacter sp. es.048 encodes:
- a CDS encoding AtaL-like protein: MTFEHIVQINDLTKPELPVLTRFQVWEGLVLRARRPDKFLVGVDDYEILDQGPAYLKRSLQLPGLQVVDEVTFWHEARIEYRTQPTATLPAATLVMDIEEPEPASLFVRFRYETASIENRGDSMPYDQYLEQAYVATDIETVQIIRQLADTGVF; encoded by the coding sequence ATGACCTTCGAGCATATTGTTCAGATAAACGACCTGACCAAGCCAGAGCTACCGGTTCTGACCCGATTCCAGGTGTGGGAGGGGCTGGTGCTCAGGGCCCGACGCCCGGACAAGTTCCTCGTTGGTGTTGATGATTACGAGATTCTGGATCAGGGCCCGGCTTACCTGAAGCGTAGCCTTCAACTGCCGGGGCTGCAGGTGGTGGATGAAGTCACTTTCTGGCACGAGGCGAGGATAGAGTATCGGACTCAGCCAACGGCCACCCTTCCGGCCGCAACGCTTGTTATGGATATCGAGGAGCCTGAGCCGGCATCGCTGTTTGTCCGCTTCCGGTATGAAACTGCGAGCATCGAGAACCGCGGTGATTCAATGCCCTATGACCAGTACCTTGAACAAGCCTATGTCGCCACAGATATTGAGACGGTTCAGATCATTCGGCAGCTGGCGGACACGGGGGTGTTCTGA
- a CDS encoding ion transporter, producing the protein MATIKPGDLGIKTRLFQVIFESDTRLGKGFDIFLALLIFLSVGIILLDSVPEYHARFGNLFYALEWGITLLFTLELALRIYCLEKPKLYLKSFYGVIDVLAVLPTWLALLFPGAQTLVVVRLLRTLRLFRVLEMMTVVGEGRLLMDALIRSRHQILLFLFTVLMLVTIFSSLLYLIEPAEAGFSSIPKSIYWGIVTLTTVGYGDITPVTAWGQFISMMIMLTGYSIIALPVGVFSAEVIRALRAERYSDEACPGCGKHRHEKDARYCKYCGTWLNEETPDPGSSG; encoded by the coding sequence TTGGCGACTATAAAACCCGGTGACCTGGGGATCAAAACCCGCCTGTTTCAGGTAATTTTTGAGTCAGATACCCGACTGGGCAAGGGTTTTGATATTTTTTTGGCGTTGCTGATATTCCTCAGTGTCGGGATCATTCTCCTGGACAGCGTGCCGGAATACCACGCTCGCTTCGGCAACCTCTTCTATGCGTTGGAATGGGGCATAACACTTCTGTTCACCCTTGAGTTGGCCCTGCGCATTTATTGCCTCGAGAAACCAAAGCTTTATCTCAAAAGTTTTTACGGCGTTATCGACGTTCTCGCTGTCTTGCCCACCTGGCTGGCGTTACTGTTTCCGGGCGCGCAGACTCTCGTGGTTGTGCGTCTTCTGCGGACCCTGCGTCTGTTCCGGGTGCTGGAAATGATGACGGTAGTGGGCGAGGGTCGCCTGCTTATGGATGCCCTGATTCGTAGCCGGCACCAGATCCTGCTTTTTCTGTTTACAGTGCTGATGCTGGTGACCATTTTCTCTTCTTTGCTTTATCTCATTGAGCCAGCCGAGGCGGGCTTCAGCAGCATACCCAAATCCATCTATTGGGGAATCGTGACACTGACGACAGTGGGGTATGGCGACATAACGCCGGTGACTGCCTGGGGACAGTTCATTTCCATGATGATCATGTTGACGGGCTACTCGATTATCGCGCTTCCCGTTGGCGTTTTTTCCGCGGAAGTGATTCGAGCCCTGCGTGCGGAACGCTACTCCGATGAGGCTTGCCCGGGATGTGGCAAACATCGACATGAAAAGGATGCGAGGTATTGTAAATACTGTGGCACCTGGCTCAATGAAGAGACACCCGACCCGGGTAGCTCCGGTTGA